The Cydia amplana chromosome 19, ilCydAmpl1.1, whole genome shotgun sequence genome includes a window with the following:
- the LOC134656729 gene encoding protein mago nashi homolog — protein sequence MSTDFYIRYYVGHRGKFGHEFLEFEFRPDGKLRYANNSNYKNDTMIRKEAYLHPCVMEELKRIIVDSEIMHEDDRLWPQPDRVGRQELEIVIGEEHISFTTSKTGSLLDVNQSRDPEGLRGFYYLVQDLKCLVFSLIGLHFKIKPI from the coding sequence ATGTCGACAGACTTTTACATACGGTATTACGTCGGTCACAGGGGAAAATTTGGTCATGAATTCCTTGAGTTCGAGTTCCGGCCCGATGGCAAACTGCGCTATGCCAACAATTCTAATTACAAGAACGATACAATGATCCGGAAAGAGGCATACCTACACCCCTGTGTAATGGAGGAACTGAAGAGAATAATTGTGGATTCCGAAATAATGCACGAAGACGACCGTTTGTGGCCCCAACCCGATCGTGTTGGTAGGCAGGAGCTGGAGATTGTGATTGGAGAGGAGCATATCTCGTTCACCACGTCGAAAACTGGATCCCTGCTGGATGTCAACCAGTCCCGCGACCCAGAAGGTCTCCGCGGCTTTTATTACCTTGTGCAGGATTTGAAATGCCTTGTGTTTTCTCTCATTGGACTTCATTTTAAGATTAAGCCTATATAA
- the LOC134657062 gene encoding large ribosomal subunit protein uL18m produces MNSIRKLCVVPPFARNASSAPAEFVNRNPRNLERIRVARKPDGYHLDNPGRKFWHKLILTPSNRSITAQLVHYLNGPVIEVKSSDWALQKQLYSTKDMCAYISVGQVFAQRCLEAGISEMYCDIEATKGGKIERLIKEVRNGGIKLKEPEVYKKPHPWDKHRPEKPWNVTEE; encoded by the exons ATGAACTCTATAAGAAAGCTCTGCGTGGTTCCTCCTTTTGCAAGGAACGCGTCATCTGCTCCAGCTGAATTCGTAAACAGAAACCCTAGAAACCTAGAGAGGATTCGGGTAGCTCGCAAACCTGATGGATATCACTTAGATAATCCTGGCAGAAAATTTTGGCACAA ATTGATTCTCACCCCGAGTAACCGCTCAATAACAGCACAGTTGGTCCATTACCTCAACGGTCCTGTCATTGAAGTAAAATCCTCTGACTGGGCACTCCAAAAGCAACTTTATAGCACCAAAGATATGTGTGCTTACATCAGTGTTGGCCAAGTCTTTGCTCAGAGGTGCTTAGAGGCCGGCATCTCTGAAATGTACTGTGACATTGAAGCCACGAAAGGAGGGAAGATAGAGAGACTTATCAAAGAGGTTCGGAATGGGGGCATCAAGTTGAAAGAGCCTGAAGTTTATAAGAAGCCGCATCCTTGGGATAAACATAGGCCTGAAAAACCATGGAATGTTACTGAAGAgtag